CCTCCTGGTCGGCGCGCGGTATCCAGTGGAAGCCGACCTCGATCTGTTCACCGTGCGGATCGGCCCAGTTCAACGGCACCAGGAGATCACCGTCACAGGGCTCGGTCGCCTGAGCACACTCGTGGGAGGCGATCGGCCCGTGCTCCCCGGGATCCCCGTTCGCGGTCGCCCCGGCCAAGCCGGTCGTCGCCGACAACAGGGCGACCGAGACGGCTCCCACGATTCCTGTTCGTTTCTTCCGTGGATCGACTCTCATACGCCTGATCGTGCTGCGGACTCCGTCACCGGACGCCCGTGATCATCCCGGATTCGGATCCGGGTGACCCGCACCGTCACCTCGATGATCGCCCTGAGCCCGTTCGACGAGGCAGGCCCGAGAGTCCGCCGTGGCCGCATCCCGCCACGGCTCTATGGTCGGGGCACGCGCTCGGCATGAACCTCCCCGCGAGAAGGGTCCTTCCTTGTCCGAAACCCCGTCACCCCGGTCCCCAGAATCGACGGATGCCACCGGCCCGAGCGGATCCGCCTCGTGGTCGACGCGCGCCGAACGGCATGGCGACGGCCCCGAGATCCGTCGGGTGAACGTGGCGGCCTTCGAGACCGAGGAGGAGGCCGACCTGGTCGACGCGCTGCGGGCCGATCCGGCGTGGCGGCCCGGCCTGTCCCTCGTGGCCGTCGACGACGGGGACCGCATCATCGGTCACGTCCTGTTGACCCGGTGCCACATCGACGGCGAGCCCGCGCTCGCACTCGCCCCGGTGGCGGTGCTGCCCGAACAGCAAGGCCGCGGCGTGGGCGCCTCGATGATCCGTGCCGCCCTGGCGGCCGCCCGAGCACAGGGCGAGGGCACGGTGATCGTTCTCGGGCACCCGGAGTACTACCCGAGATTCGGCTTCGTCCCCGCCTCCCGGTTCGGCATCCGGCCACCGCAGGACTGGCCGGACGAGGCGTTCCTGGCGCTGCCGCTGGTCGAGAACGACAGCCCGCCTGCGGGGACCGTCCGCTATCCCGCGCCGTTCGGCATCGACTGAGACCGATACGCGAGCCGTGACTCAGCGGCTGGTATACCCGGCGTCCACGTGCAGGGTCGTCCCGGTGACATAGGACGAGAGATCCGATGCCAACCACAGACTGGCCTGGGCCACCTCCCTGGCCTCTCCGAACCGCTCCAACAGGCTGAGCTGCGCGGCGTATTCGTGCTCGTCGAAACCGAACTGCTCCAACGCGCCGCGCAACATCGGCGTGTCGATGGCGCCCGGCGCCACGGAGTTGATCCGGATTCCCTTGCCGCCGTTCTCCATCGCGGCGGTCTTGGTCAGGCCGACGACGCCGTGTTTGGCCGCGACATAGGCGGCGTTGTTCGGCTGCGGACGGAACCCACTGACCGAGGAGATGTTGACGATCGAACCGCCGTCGCCCTGCGCGAGCAGCTGCCGGATCTCGTGCTTCATGCACAACGCGGTGCCCTTGAGGTCGATTGCGATCAACCGGTCCCAGTAGTCCTCGTCCAGATCCGCGATCGGCCGGTCGTCCGGGGTCAACGCCGCATTGTTGATGGCGACGTCGAGCCTGCCGAACCGTTCCACGGTCGCCGCGACCAACCCGGCGACGTCCTCCGAGGAGGAGATGTCCACCCGGTGGAAGATCGCGGTACCGCCCGCCGCCTCGATCTCGGCGACCGTCTGCCTGCCCAGCTTCTCATCGATATCGGCGACGACCACCTTCGCCTTCGCCTCGGCGAAGAGCAGGGCCGTCGCGGCGCCCATCCCCTTCGCGGCACCGGTGACGATCGCGGTCTTTCCTTCGAGAACGGGGAACGTCATGCTGCCCGATGCTAGTTCGACTACTCGGGTCCCGCAGTGGCGACGACTCCCCCACCAGCGGTGATAGCGACCCGGCCCCGAAAGCGAATCCGCGCCGGGGTGCTGCGGCGGCCGAACACGCCAGACGATGACGGGCCCACCTGTGGGCCCGTCATCGGTGGTGCATCAACGCTCGGAATCCGCCCCATCACGAGGCTTGGTCGCCGCGTCTCGGGCTGCGGCGTCCCCGCCGTCCGCCGAGTCGGCACCCTCCTCGCGGTCGTCGTCGAGCAGGTCCTCCTCGTCGTCGTCCATGTCCGTGGACTTGTACGGGTCGGCTTCGCCCGCGAACGTCGCGCCGGAGGCCAGCCGGGCCACCTCGGCATCGGCCTCGCGTGCCCTGGCCAGCAGCTCGTCCATGCTCTTGGCGGCTTCGGGAACGGTGTCGGCCGCGAAGGTCAACGTCGGAGTGAAGCGGATACCGGTCTGCTGTCCGACCAGACTCCGCAACACGCCCTTGGCGCTCTCCAACGCCGCGGCGGCCGAGGCCACATCCGGCGGTGCATCGACGCTCTCACCGATCACCGTGTAATACAGCGTGGCGTCTCGCAGGTCGGGCGTGACCTTGGCGTCGGTGATCGTCACCCTCGCCAACCTCGGGTCCTTGACCTCACGTTCCAACGCGGAGGCCACGATCTGGGCGATCCGCTTGGCGAGCCTGCGGGCGCGGGCCACATCGGCCACGGCGCTCCTCCTTGATCACTAGAATCCAGACAAACCGCCGACCGGCCACGAGGACCGGTCGGCGGGTGGTTCGCTATTCGTCCTCCGGCCCCAGCAATCGCTGACGAGCCGCGAGCAATTCGATCTCGGGGCGACCCGCCACCGTCCGTTCACAGGCATCCAGCACCGTGCGGACATGCTGCGCATCGGCTGCGACCACCGCAACCCCGATCAACGAGCGACGATGCAGATCGAGATGGCCGCTCTCGGCAACCGACACCTCGAAGCGCTTGCGCAGCTCCGCGATGATCGGCCGGACCACCGACCGCTTCTGCTTCAACGAGTGAACATCGCCCAATAACAGGTCGAGTTCCAGGGCACCGACGTACACCGGCATCACCATGACGAGCTGGTCTTCGAAAGTGGTCCACCCGCTCGAAGGAAACGGGTGGGGACGAACTCGGTGGGCAGGCCCAGCTCAGGACCTGCCCACCGAGATCTCGTCTCAGGAGCGCTTCTTCTCGCGCATCTCGTAGGTCTCGATCACGTCGCCGACCCGGAGGTCGGAGTACGAACCGAGCGTCAGACCACACTCGAAGCCCTCGCGGACCTCGGTGACGTCGTCCTTGAAGCGCCGCAGCGTCGAGACACTGAGCCCCTCGGACACGACCACGTTGTCCCGAAGCAGCCTGGCCTTGCTCCGCCTGCGAACCTCGCCACCGAGCACCATGCAACCGGCGATCGTACCGATCTTCGAGGACTTGAAGACCTCGCGGACCTCGGCGCGACCCAGCTCGACCTCTTCGAACTCCGGCTTGAGCATGCCCTTGAGAGCCTGCTCGATCTCCTCGATCGCCCGGTAGATGACCGAGTAGTACCGGATGTCGATGCCCTCGTGGGTGGCCTGGTCGACCACCTTGCCCTCGGCCCGGACGTTGAAGCCCAGGATGATGGCGTCGGAGGCGATCGCGAGGTCGACGTTGGCCTTGGTGATGCCACCGACGCCCCGGTCGATGACCCGGAGCTCCACCTCGTCGCCCACATCGATCTTCAGGAGCGCGGCCTCGAGTGCCTCGACGGTACCCGAGTTGTCGCCCTTGATGATCAGGTTGAGCTGACTGGTCTCCTTGAGGGCCTTGTCCAGGTCCTCCAGGCTGACCCGCTTGCGCCGCGACGCGAACTGCGCGTTGCGCATCCGGGCCTGCCTGCGGTCCGCGATCTGCCTGGCGACCCGGTCCTCGTCGACGACGAGGAAGGTGTCACCCGCACCCGGAACCGAGGTGAAGCCGATGACCTGCACCGGACGCGACGGAGTCGCCTCGATGATGTCCTCGTTGAACTCGTCGACCATCCGACGGACCCGCCCGTAGGCGTCGCCCGCGACGATCGAGTCGCCCACCCGCAGCGTTCCGCGCTGGACCAGCACGGTCGCCACCGGGCCACGGCCGCGGTCGAGGTGCGCCTCGATCGCGACACCCTGGGCCTCCATGTTCGGGTTGGCCCGCAGGTCCAACGTCGCGTCCGCCGTCAGCACGATGGCCTCGAGAAGGCTCTCGATGTTGGTGCCCTGTCGCGCCGAGATGTCGACGAACATCGTCTCGCCGCCGTACTCCTCGGCGACCAGCCCGTAGTCGGTGAGCTGCTGACGGATCCGCTGCGGGTTGGCGCCCTGCTTGTCGATCTTGTTGACCGCCACGACCACCGGCACGTTCGCCGCCTGGGCGTGGTTGATGGCCTCCACCGTCTGCGGCATGACGCCGTCGTCGGCGGCGACCACGATCACCGCGATGTCCGTCGAGTTCGCACCACGGGCACGCATGGCGGTGAACGCCTCGTGACCGGGGGTGTCGATGAAGGTGATCAGACGTTCCTGCTCGCCCATGTCGAGCTTCACCTGGTAGGCACCGATGTGCTGGGTGATGCCGCCTGCCTCGCCCTCCTGGACGTTGGTCTTGCGGATCGTGTCCAGCAGTCGGGTCTTACCGTGGTCGACGTGACCCATGACGGTCACCACCGGCGGACGGAACTCGAGGTCGTCCTCGTTGCCCGCGTCCTCGCCGTAGGTGATGTCGAAGGTGTCGAGGAGCTCTCGGTCCTCCTCCTCCGGGCTCACGACCTGGATCGTGTAGTTCATCTCCTGGCCGAGCAGGCCCAGGACCTCGTCGGAGACCGACTGAGTCGCCGTCACCATCTCACCGAGGTGGAACATCGCCTGGACCATCGCGGCCGGGTTGGCGTTGATCTTCTCGGCGAAGTCGGTGAGCGAGGCACCTCGGGGCAGCCGGACCGTCTCGCCGTTACCCCGGGGCAGCCGGACGCCGCCGACCGAGGGCGCCTGCATGTTGTCGAACTCTTGACGCTTCTGCCGCTTCGACTTGCGGCCGCGTCGAGCCGGACCGCCGGGACGCCCGAAGGCACCCGCCGCGCCACCCCGACCTCGGTTACCGCCACCGCCGGGACGGCCACGGAAGCCGCCTGCGGGCGGAGCACCTGCACCGGGAGCGCCGCCGCCACCGCCGGGGCCGCCTCGGTAGCCGCCGCCACCGCCGCCGCCTCGGTAACCGCCACCGCCGCCGCCACCGGGACGACCACCGCCGCCACCGGGACCACCCGGCCGGCCGCCGCCGCCACCGGGGCGACCGCCGCCGGGACGACCGCCACCGCCGCCGGGACCACCGGAGGGCCTACCGGACGGCATCATGCCGGGGTTGGGCCGAGGCGGCATCATGCCCGGGTTGGGCCGGTTGCCGCCGCCACCGCCTGCGGGACCCGAGGGACGGGCGCCACCGGAGGAGCCACCTCGGTCGGAACGCGGTGCACCGCGCTCGGGCCGGTTACCGCCGGGACGCGGCGCACCGCCACCGGGACCACCGCTGCCGCCGGGGCCGCCACTGCCGCCCTGGCCGCCGGAACGGGGGCCCGCCGGTCGCGGCGAGGCACCGCCGACGCCGAACGGGTTGTTACCCGGCCGAGGTGCACGCGGGCCTGGCTTCGGCGACTGCGGCCTCGGGGGAACCACCGACCCACCAGGGGCGGGCCTGTTTCCACCCGGACGGTTGCCGCCCGGACGCTCCGGGCCGCGCTGCTGCGGCGACGGGGTCTGCTCCGGCTTCGGCGCAGGCTTGCGCGGGCCGGGCATCGGCGCACGTCCGCCTGCCTGCGGTCCGCCCGACGTCGGGGCGGGTCCACTGGGCTTGGCCGACTCGGCCGCTGCTGCGGGCTTCTTCGCAGGCGGAGGTGTCGGGGTCGGAGCCGGGCCGGGGGTCGGAGTCGCGGGAGCCGCCGGGGCGGCCTGCTGCTCCGCCTGCGGCGCAGGCTTGGCCGGTCCAGGCTTGGCCGGACCGGGCTTGAACATCCCGGGACCGGGGCGCACCGCAGGGCGCTCCGTGCCCGACTCGTCGGACTGGGACTTCGGCGCGGGCGGACCCGGCTTCGCCGAGGTCTCGGGGCGGGGTCCGCTCCGACGAGACCGTCCTCCGTCACCCTTCGGGAATGCGTCCCGCAGTCTGCGGGCGACCGGCGCCTCCACCGTGGAGGACGCCGACTTCACGTACTCGCCGAGGTCCTGGAGCTTGGTCAGTACTTCTTTGCTCGTGACGCCGAGCTCTTTTGCGAGCTCGTGCACGCGGGCCTTGCCTGCCACTGCTCTCCTCATCTGGTGAGGCCGAGCGGCAGTTCCCGCACGACCTCGTCCTACCGTCGAAACACGTTCATGGCTTCAGCTTCACGGCTGCTTCATGACGGGTCGACCTGCTTCCTCTTGCGGCAGACGTGGAAGGGCTCCACGTCAGTCTTCAACACCTTCGACGACACCGAGATACGTCCGCACCGCCGACAAGTCGAGCGGCCCCGGAACGCGCAGCGAACGGGGAAGAGCCCGACGTCGCTCGGCGAGCCGAAGGCACTTCGGGTCGGGATGCAGCCAGGCACCCCTGCCCGAGAGTCTTCGCTTGGGGTCCGGGACCACGACACCGGTCGCGGCCACCACCCTCAACAGCTCGGATACCACCGCACGGCGACGACAGCCGACACAGGTCCGTACCGGACGAGCGCGCTCTGGAATCGCTGACATGTGGTGATCCAATGAAAGTTTAACCCGTGCCTCTCACTCAGCCGAACCGGCCGTTGGGGAGCCTGCGGAATCCGATGTCGAGATCGGCAGGTCCTGGACCGGTGTGGCGGGTTCCGCATCGCTGCGGATGTCGATCCGCCAGCCGGTGAGTCTGGCCGCCAACCTGGCGTTCTGTCCTTCTTTTCCGATCGCCAACGAGAGCTGGAAATCGGGAACGATCACCCGTGCGGTCTTGGCGCGCTCGTCCACGACCTGGACGGATACCACCTTGGCGGGTGAGAGCGCGTTGCCGACGAACGAGGCCGGGTCATCCGAGAAGTCGACGATATCGATCTTCTCACCGCCCAACTCGCTCATCACGTTACGCACCCGTGCGCCCATCGGACCGATGCACGCGCCCTTGGCGTTGACCCCGGACACCGTCGAGTGAACGGCGATCTTGGATCGGTGTCCCGACTCACGCGCGACGGCCGGGATCTCCACGACCCCGTCGGCGATCTCGGGGACCTCCAGCGCGAACAGCTTGCGCACCAGGTTCGGGTGGGTCCGCGAGAGGGTGACCTGGGTGCCCCTGGCGCCCCGCGACACTCCGACCACGTAGCACTTGATGCGACTTCCGTGGGTGTAGGTCTCGGTGGGGACCTGCTCCGCAGGCGGGATCACTCCCTCGATCTCACCGACCTGGACCACCACCATACCCCTGGCGTTGGCCCTGGCGTCGCGTTGCACGACCCCGGCCAGGATCTCGCCCTCCTTGGCGGCGAACTCGCCGTAGGTGCGCTCGTGCTCCGCATCGCGCAACCGCTGCAGGATGACCTGTCGCGCGGTGGTCGCCGCGATCCGCCCGAAGCCCTCCGGGGTGTCGTCCCACTCCTCGGTGACCGCGCCCTCGGCGTCGAGGTCGTAGGCCAGCACCCGCACCATGCCGGATTTGCGATCGATGTCGATCCTGGCGTGCGGGTGGTGCCCCTCGGTGTGCCGGTATGCGGTGAGGAGCGCGCTCTCGATTGCCTCGAGAACCGTGTCGAAGGGGATGTCCTTGTCCCGCTCGATCGCCCGAAGTGCGGCGATGTCGACGTTCACTGCGACTTCTCCTCCGTATTCGACCGCACGCCCTCGGCGTGCGCGTCCTGATCCACGCCGGCAGCCTGCCGGTCGTGTTCTGCCTCGTCGCCCAGCAGCAGGAGGTCCTCCTCGGCGGGTGGCCGGAACTCCACCTCCACCGTCGCGCGCTCCACCTCGGCGAATGCCAGGCGGCGCAGCGTCCGGTCGACCAGGAGTGTGACCCCGTCCTCGTCACAGGCACCGACGCGTCCCGTCAGGTCACCGCCGTCGGCGAGCCGCACCGTGACCAGCCTGCGACGAGCCCGTCGCCAGTGCCTCGGCTTGGTCAGCGGCCGGTCGACGCCCGGCGAGGTGACCTCGAGTGTGTAGGGGCCGCCGAACAACGAATCGGTCTCGTCGTCCTGGCCGTCCAGCACCGAGGACACCGCTCTGCTGGCCGAGGCGATGTCGTCCAGACCGATTCCGGTCTCCGAATCCACCACGACCTTGACGACACGTCGATTGCCCGCACGCCCGATGTCCAGTGAGTCGAGCTCGAAACCGAGCGCGACGAGGGCCTGGGCGATCAGGGGTTCCAACTCCGCCGATGTCGCGGCGCCCCGTCCTGCGGGCACGGCCCTCTTCTTGGACTGCGCACCCCGGTCCTGACCACTCGGCACGTACTCGACTCCCTCGGGTTCGCTGCTGCTCGGGTTCCTCCGCTGCGGCCGCGGCGACCATGCCGCCACCGCGCATGGCGGGCCGCCCGGCCAGCACGAGTCTGGACGGTCGTAGTGGACCAGGGTATCGCGTGGGTGAAGTGGCCCGGCCCGGAGATGCCCGCAGGCACGGCGAACGGCCCCGCGCACCGCGCTGGCAGGATGAACGATCGTGACTCTCCCGACCACTCCGTCTCCGCCACCCAAGCCCGCCGCCCGGCCGATCGGACGGCGCAGGCTCCTGTTCGCCGGGCTGCTCGGCGCGGTGGCATTGCCGTTGCTGGCCGCGTGCACCGAGCCGCCGCCACCCGAGCCGGATGTCCTCGAACCGTTGTTGGAGTCAGCCGAGGCCGACGCCGCGCTGGCCGAGGCGGTCGTCGCGGCCTTCCCGGAGCTGGCCGACCGGGTCGGCCCGGTCGCCGCCGATCGGGCCGCCCACGCCGACGCACTGCGCCAAGAGATCGACCGGGCGGTGACCGTGCCGCCCACCGAATCCTCCGCCGCACCACAGCCCGAACCGGCGGAGCCGCCCGCCGATGCCGAGTCCGCACTCGTCACGCTTCAGGAGGCCGTCGGACAGGCCGCCGCGCAGGCGGCCGAATCGACATCGAGCCTGTCCGGTCACCGGGCCGGACTGGTCGGATCCATCAGCGCGAGCTGCACGACCCTGGGAGAGGTGCTCCGATGATCGATCGTGTACCCCGCGCCACCGCAGGCGACGACCCGACCACCGAGGAGACCTCCGGTTCCAACGAGGCGACCCTCGATCTGGGCGACGCCGTCGAGTCGGTACAGCAGGCGTTGGGCGCCGAGCACGCCGCCGTGTGGGCCTATGGCCTGGCCGCTGCCTTCACCGACGCCTCGGTCGCCGAGGCGCTGGCCGAGGGCACCCGGATCCACACCGATCGCCGCGACCTCGTGGAGACCGCGCTGCGGGCGCAGGGCACCGATCCGGCCCCCACCGAGGCCGCGTATCAGCCGCCGGAGCCGGTCACCGACCACGCCTCGGCCGTGGCGATGCTGGTGTTGACCGAGTCCGACTGCGCGGCGGGCTGGCGCGCGGTGTTGGAGCGGGCCCAGGAGCCGGAGCTGCGCGGCATCACCTTGGAGATGCTCACCGACGCGGCCCTGCGCGCGACCCGTTGGCGGCGGGTCGCCGGTCAGACGCCGTCGACCGTTCCCTTCCCCGGCTCGCCATCGTGATCATCCGGGCCGGGGCCCGCGTGAGTCGACGACTCACCCGGCGTCCCGGTCCGGGCCGGACCTGATCAGTCGCCGTTGTCGTCGTACTGCTTGATCGCCTCGGCGCTGATTCCCTGCAGGACGGCCTTACTGGTCGGATCCTCGCGGTTGTCGTAGAAGGTCGACTCGGAGATCAGCAGGGTGTCGCCCCGCTGCTCGGAGGCATAACCGGCGCCCGGGTACAGGTCGGAGGGCCCGCCCTCGATCCGCACGCCCTCGGTCAGCAGGTCGTTGACGTTTCCGGTCCCGTCCTGCGTGGTGAGGGTGTTCAGCGCGCTGGCGGTCTCCTCCTGGTCGAACCGGACCGCGACCAAGGACACCGCGACGCCTTCGCCCTCGTGCGTCGTGGTGTAGAGCAGCTGGGTCAGCTCGGTGCAGGTGTGGTCTTGGAAGAACTGCTTCACCTGGCCGTAGGAGTGATCGACGCAGCCCACCCCGGAGTAGCTGCGCTCGCCCTGCGGCACGGTCGCGAACTCGTAGGGCAGCTCCTCGACATCGTTGCCGGTCGACGGTTCCGTCGTACCCGGGCGGTCGGCTCGATCCGAGGGGTCAGAGTGGGGCTTGGGCTGGAGGAGCAGATACACCGTGCCGGAGATCACCGCGACCAGCACGAGGCCGAGCCCCTTGAGCAGGTAGTCGGCGGTCTTGCTCTTCGGCGGCGGTGCGGCAGCGGGCCGAGGTCTGCGAGTGCCGCCCGGCGGCCGTGCCGCCGCGCCCGCCGAGGTCGGACCGCCGGGCGGACCCTGCCGAGCCGCAGCCGGACCGTGCTGGCCCTGTGGCGCCGCGCTGGGCGCCGAATGCCCCATGGGAGCACCGAAACCCTGGGCGGGGGTCGGTGGGGCGTTGTGGCCGACCTGAGCGCCTGGATGGCCTTGCGCAGCGGCGGCGGGCTGGGCGGCGAAACCGGGTGCCGGGGTCGCCTGCCAGGGCTGGGCGGGCATGCCATGCCCGGGCGTCGGGGGCGGCGGTTGCGCAGCGGGCTGCTGCCCGTACTGGACGGGGCCCGCAGCGGGCGGGTGCGCGGCGTTCTGACCGTACTGGGCGGTCTGGGGACTCTGGGCTGCCTGGGGGCTCTGGCCGTAGTGCGCGGTCTGGTCGTGCTGAACGGGCCCCGATGCGGGCGGCTGCGCTGTCTGCGGCTGATACGCGGGACTGGGCGGTACCGAGGTGGCGGCGCCCATCGCGAATCCCTGTGCGGGGGTCGGCGGCGGCAGCGGCTGCGCGACGGTGGCCTGATCGGCGGGGTTGTGGAAACCCGGCGGCGGCGTCGGCGGACCGAATCTCGGCGCAACGTTCTGCTGCGGATCATGGACATCGGCCTGCCCGGGCGGCACGAACCCTCGGTGCCCGCCGGAGGAATGGGCGCCGCCCCGCGCCTCGGTGGAATGTGCCGAGGCTAACGACGCCTGCGACCCCGAATGCGCCGACGGCAGTCGATCCTGGGACGACTCGGTCGTCGAGGTCGGTTGCTCCTCGGCACCATCGGCATCGGGCCGCGCGTGGGCGGCGTGTCGGGACCCGGATCGGACTGAATCCGGCTTCGAGTGCTCGGTCGTGGCCTGCTCAGCGGACTGCTCGACGCTCTCCGGCGTAGACCATGACGAACCGGATACAGCGGGCATCGGAGTAGTCGTCTCGATGTTCCTCGGCCCCGCCTGTCGTGTCGCCGGGTCGGAATCGTGATCCGGGTTCGCCATGGGGACACACCGTAATGTGTTTCGGCTCCTCAGGCGACGACACCTCTCGAATCAGCTTCGAAGCGCACGCACCACACGGTCGACGTCCTCCTCGGTGTTGTAGAGGTGGAAGGACAACCGGACCCTGCCCGATCGAACCGAGGCCGCGATGCCCTGTTCGGCCAAGCTGCCCGCACCGTCGGGCAGATCCAGCGCGACGATCGCGGAGTCCCTCGGGGCCAGGTCGAGTCGTTCCAACAGCAGGTCGGCCAGGCCGACGCAGTGTGCGCGCACCGAGGCGAGGTCCAGACTCACCAACCAGGGCAGCGCCTCGGCCGCGCCGAGATGCGCATGCCAGATCGGGGAGGTGTCCAGGCCCCTGGCTCCGGGATGGAGTGCGGCGGACGCCCCGTAGAGATTGTTCCAGCGGTCGTCGGCGGCGTACCAGCTCGCAGCCGACGGCCGGGCCTCGGCCAGCCCTCGTTCCGAGCAGGCCAGCCAGCAGGCCCCGTTGGTGCTGAGCAGCCACTTGTGCGAGACCCCGACCAACCAGTCGGCCCAACCCAACGACAGCGGCTGCCAACCGGCGGCCTGGCTGACGTCCAGCAGGACTCGAGCACCGGTCCGCTCCGCGGCCGCGCGTAGGGCCGCCAGATCCACGGTGCGTCCATCGCGGGACTGCGTGACGGACACCGTCACCAGGTCGTGGTCGGCGACCCGCTCGGGAAGCGCCTCGAGGTCGACCTCGGTGATGGTGACTCCCCGGTCGGCGTGGACCGCGAACGGTCGCACCACACTGCCGAACTCCTCGGCGGCCGTCAGCACCCTGGTCCCGTCGGGCACCCCGGCGGCGACCATCCCGATCAGACTCGACACCGCCGAGCCGATGGCCACCCGGTCCGGATCCGCGCCGACCAGCGTGGCGAATGCGGCGCGGGCCGCATCCACCTCCGCGTCGAAGGAGGCATTGGGATGGGCGGCGGTGTACCAGTCCTCGACGGCCGAGGCGACCCGCCTGCCCACCCGCAGCGGTGGGACTCCGGTGGACGCGGTGTTCAGGTAGCCGGGCTGGATCTGGAACTGCTCGCCGAAGGCCTCATGCACGAGATCCGAGGCTAGCCGCTCGGGTTCTCGTCGACCAGGGTCCGAACGGGCCTCGTGGCCGGTGCTGCGCCGCCCATCGGCGGTACTGCTCGCCGTTGGGCACGCGGCTACGCTCGGCACCGTGCTGAGTGAGGAGATCGAGGTCCGCACGGGCGGCGTGGAGGTCGTCTACGACCTGACCGCCGAGTGTGAGCGGTTTCTAGCGAGTGTGAACGGCAACGGCAGAGGTGGTGCCGACGGCCTGCTGCACCTGTGGGTGCCGCACGCGACCGCCGGGCTGGCCGTGCTCGAGACGGGCGCGGGCAGTGACGACGATCTGTTGGCCGCGCTGCGGGATCTGCTGCCCAAGGACGACCGCTGGCGGCACCGGCACGGCTCTCCGGGACACGGGCGGGATCATGTCCTGCCCGCGTTGGTTCCGCCCCATGCGAGTGTGCCGGTGCTCGACGGTCGGATGGCGCTGGGCACCTGGCAGTCGGTCTGCCTGGTCGACACCAACGTCGACAACCCGGTACGGCGCGTTCGACTCAGCTTCCTGCCGGGTTGAGGCCTCCGACCTCGGCCAGCAACTCGTAGGAGCGCAACCGGTCCTGGTGTCCATGGATCATCGAGGTGACCATCAGTTCGTCGGCCTCGGTCCGCTCCAGCAGCTCGTTGAGCTGCTCCCGCACGCTCGACGGGGTCCCGACGATGTGGGAGGCGCCCCAGGACTCGACCACCG
This Actinoalloteichus hymeniacidonis DNA region includes the following protein-coding sequences:
- a CDS encoding ferritin-like domain-containing protein gives rise to the protein MIDRVPRATAGDDPTTEETSGSNEATLDLGDAVESVQQALGAEHAAVWAYGLAAAFTDASVAEALAEGTRIHTDRRDLVETALRAQGTDPAPTEAAYQPPEPVTDHASAVAMLVLTESDCAAGWRAVLERAQEPELRGITLEMLTDAALRATRWRRVAGQTPSTVPFPGSPS
- a CDS encoding aminotransferase class V-fold PLP-dependent enzyme, coding for MHEAFGEQFQIQPGYLNTASTGVPPLRVGRRVASAVEDWYTAAHPNASFDAEVDAARAAFATLVGADPDRVAIGSAVSSLIGMVAAGVPDGTRVLTAAEEFGSVVRPFAVHADRGVTITEVDLEALPERVADHDLVTVSVTQSRDGRTVDLAALRAAAERTGARVLLDVSQAAGWQPLSLGWADWLVGVSHKWLLSTNGACWLACSERGLAEARPSAASWYAADDRWNNLYGASAALHPGARGLDTSPIWHAHLGAAEALPWLVSLDLASVRAHCVGLADLLLERLDLAPRDSAIVALDLPDGAGSLAEQGIAASVRSGRVRLSFHLYNTEEDVDRVVRALRS
- a CDS encoding YjbQ family protein; the encoded protein is MLSEEIEVRTGGVEVVYDLTAECERFLASVNGNGRGGADGLLHLWVPHATAGLAVLETGAGSDDDLLAALRDLLPKDDRWRHRHGSPGHGRDHVLPALVPPHASVPVLDGRMALGTWQSVCLVDTNVDNPVRRVRLSFLPG